The nucleotide window TTCCGGAATCCGTTTACGGATGATATCCTGCGTTTTCTGGAACGTTACGTTGTAATCCGTGTCGGAAGGTACAGGCATGTTATATGCTGCGCCCCAGTCTTTCAGTTTCAGTTCATCTTCAGAAGGATAGAAATCTTTCCAAGTTGTAATACCATATGCTTTCAACGTTTCCTTCTCTGCTGGTGTGTAACTTGCTTGGATCTGTTCAGGGAAGTTCGTTGTGTAGAAGTTGTCTGTAGCATCTTTTACCCCATCACCGTATCTTGCGCTGAATATGTTGTACAATCCAACTCCCGTTTCTTTGGTGAAGTTCGAGTTGTCATTCGTTTTGCGCTCCTGAACCTCGTCAGGAATGATACGTTTGCCATCTTCTACGTTGTAGTGTTCGCCTTCAACACCCCAGTTTCTCAATACTTGACCTTCATCGGAAGCGAGCCAATCCATAAATTTGATGATACGAACCGGATCTTTGGCTGACGTTGTGATCCCGATACCATAACCATCAAATCCGGTTGGTTGGAACGTATGATCCACAATGTCCTTGTTCAGGGACACGGAGAAGTGAGCATATGTGGCGTCATCTTTGCCCGCTGCTTTGAGAGCATTTTCAGCTTCACCATAGTTCCAGTCCTGGTCAATCAGACCGAGTACACGACCACTTGCAATTTTGGATTTGTATTGATCATCTTTTTGAACAAAAGTATCTTTGTCGAGCAGTCCTTCATTATACATTTTGTTCAACCAACGGAAATACTCTTTTTCCTCAGGACGTTTGTAGTGAAGCATTGCTTCATACGTTTCAGGGTTAATGTAATATTCACCATCATCCGGTCCACCTGTTGCCTGGAAGGCAGGGTTCGTTACCGTGATCATGATCTTCCAGTCATCTGCATTCAATGTCAGCGGAATGGTTGGTTGACCATCGATTGTTGGATGTTTTTCATAATACGTTCTAAGAACGTTCTCGTAATCCTCAAGTGTTTTCACTTCAGGATATCCCAGCTCTTTCAAGACTCTTTGCTGGATTTCGAAACCGCCACCTGCATCAAATGCAACGTTATCTACACCCATATTCGTTGGAATAGCATAGATCGCCTGATCATCCAGACTGTATTTCAAACGATTCATCTGCTCACCATAGATTTTTTTCAGGTTTGGTGCATGTTCTTCAATCAGGTCAGTCAGGTCCAGCATTGCGCCTGCATCCACTAGCTTCGACAAGTTACCTTTAGGAAAGATAATATCAGGGTAATCACCGCTGGCAGCCATTAAAGGAATCTTTTGGTCGCCACCATTATTCACATCATACTCTGCTTCAATTGTAACACCTGTTTGTTTGGTGATCTCTTGGCCCACTGCATCTTTCATGTTATTCCAGCTTGGACTTGCATCTGCACCAAAGAATGTAAAGGTTACCGGGGTGGTCGTATCTCCAGAATCAACCGGCTTTTCTGAAGCGGTAGTTCCTCCTCCACTGCCGCTGCATCCTGCTGTAATTGCAAGAGCACTGGCTAACAGAAGCATTGCGAATGTTTTTGGTGTTTTGCCCTTCATGTGTAATCCCCCTTATGGATATAATGAAGCTGTATATTTGTATAACAGGCTGACCTGCACATACCGTGACCAGATGAAACGAATGTAACATTTTTGTTTATCTAACATTAAAAGCGCTTTCTTAATGACAGTGAATGGATCTTCCAACACTTTAGTTCACTCGTCAACCTCTCAGTTGCCTTTGAACAAATCGGACAGGTTGTATGTCGTTTCCCCTGATGTACAAGTAAATGTAAGTGCTTTCATAATTGAATAATAATCGCTCCCATAGTCCTTGTCAATAGCGAATATACAAAATTGAAAACGTTTTTTGGAAAACGTTTTAGATATATAAAAGAACCCGGTTTCCCGGGTTCTTTCTCCGTTTGAATCTGACCAAACACCTGCTTATTTAGCTTCTTCGCCGCTCCACAATTGAACACGGTTTTGGACAAGCTCAGTGTATTGTTTTTCCATATCCTCTGCTCCTGCTTGGTTCACTTCTGCAATCATGCCGTCATAGATGGCATCGAACTGTTCAGGAGTACTCAGAATGGCTTCCGGTATACGTTTCCGGATGATATCCTGTGTTTTCTTGAAGATGACGTTGTAGTTAGAGTCACCTGGTGTTGGCAGATTGTATGCTGCTCCCCATGGTTTGATTGGGAACTCATCTTCACTTGGGAACAGGTCTTTCCACGTAGTAGCACCGTATGCTTTGAGTGTTTCTTTCTCTGCATCGGAATATGCTGCTACGATCTGTTCAGGGAAATTCGTAGTGTAGTAGTTATCCGTTGAATCCTTCACACCGTCTCCATAGTGACCGGACATATTGGTGTACAGTCCGATACCCGTTTCTTTCTGGAATACGGCTGCATTATTGGTTTTCTGGTCCTGAATGTCGGCAGGAATCACACGTTTGCCGTCCTTCACTTCATACTGTTTTCCTTCAATTCCCCAGTTCATCAGCACTTGCCCTTCTTCAGAAGCCAGGTAATCGAAGAATTTAATCGTACGAACCGGATCAGGATTCGTTGTCGTAATCCCTACACCCCAACCGGATACAAAACCAGGATCTTGGAAGGAATGATCCTTGATATCCTCTGACAGGGTTACCGGGAAGTGTGAATACGTTGCTTCCGTCTTGCCTGCGGATTTCAATGCATTTTCTGCATCGGAATATCCCCAATCCTGGTCAATGACACCCAGAACACGTCCACTTGCAATTTTGGATTTGTATTGGTCTGTTTTTTGGATGAAGCTGTCCTGATCAAGCAATCCAGTGTTATACATATGGTTCAACCAGCGGAAGTACTCTTTTTCCTCTGGACGTTTGTAATGCAGACTTGCTTCATACGTCTCTGGATCGATGTAGTATTCACCGTCATCCGGTGCACCTGTTGCTTGGAAGGCAGGGTTCGTTACGGTAATCATGATTCTCCAATCATCCGCGTCCAGTGTTAACGGGATGGTTGGCTGACCATCAATCGTTGGGTGTTTCTCTTTGTACGCCTTCAATACATTCTCGTAATCCTGAAGTGTACGTACTTCCGGGTATCCGAGTTCTTTCAGTACACGGTGCTGAATACCAAATCCGCCACCTGCATCAAAGTACTTTTGGTCTACCGCATAATACGTTGGTAAGACATAAATAGCCTGATCTTCATTACTGTATTTCAACCGGTCCATGTAATTACCATACAGCTTCTTCAGATTGGGAGCATATTGGTCGATCAGATCTGTCAGATCGAGCATTGCCCCGGCATCCACCAGTTTGCTAAGTTCTCCTTTGGGTGACACGATATCCGGATAGTCTCCGCTCGCTGCCATTAAGGATATTTTATCTTGACCACCACTAACGGCAAATTCACCGTTAAGGGTTATCCCTGTTTTTTCTGTAAGGACTTTGCCGATTTCATCCTTCATGCCATTCCAGTTCGGACTGGGATCGACACTAAAGAAATCGAACGTAAGTGGAGTTGTCTCTGCGCTTGTATCCTTAAAGGACGTATCACCGCCACTTCCTCCACCGCAACCTGCGAGCAAAGACATCGCAAGCACTGGAGCCAGTGCAATCTTCATTTTGGAACTTGCCATAATGGTAATCCTCCCTGTTTCATATGTCTGTTTTGTCCGGGACTTTTTTGTCCCTGTCTATAGCCTCATGAATACCACGCCGCAGCCCTATACGGTGAAGCGCAGACCACATGGCTGCGCTTCGGGTATCCTGATGCTTCATTTGTAGATGTACGGCCGCTCTATGTGGCAGCCTGTACCCACTTGTTTAACCTTTTACTGCGCCCAATGTCATACCGCCAACAAAGTACTTTTGAAGGAATGGATATACAATGAGGATTGGAACCGTTACAACGATCGTAATCGCCATTTTGATCGATTCCGGTGAAATCTGTGTCATTTGCTGCGCCATATCATTCGCATTTCGTCCAGCACCTGAGCCTTGCTGCGTACTTTGCAATACTTTCATCAGCTCATATTGGAGCGTGGTCAAATGTGCCTTTGAACCATTATACAGGTACGTATCGAACCATGCATTCCATTGACCTACAGCCAGGAACAATGCGATGGTAGCAAGCACTGGTTTACACAGTGGCAAGATGATTCTGTAATAGATTGTAAAGTCATTCGCTCCGTCCAGCTTCGCGGATTCCTGCAATGAGTATGGCAGGCCATCAATGAATGAACGGATGATGAATACGTTAAATGCACTGATCATACCAGGCAATACATATACCCAGAATGTACCGATCAGGTTCAAGTCACGCATCAGAATGTACACCGGAATCAGACCACCGGAGAAATACATCGTGAGCGCGAGCGTTGTGGAAACAAATTTTCTAAGTCCAAAATCAGGTCTGCTCAGTGTAAAGGCGATCATAGAGGAGCTGATCAATCCAAGCACGGTACCTACAAGTGTACGCAGAATGGAGATCTGCAAACCTTGTAGCAATCCATCATATTGGAAAATCGTTTTGTAGTTCTGTAATGTGAATTCGCGAGGCCACAAGTAAATTCCGCCACGTACTGTATCTGTCGAGTTATTGAGTGAGATAGCTAGTACGTTAAGGAATGGATAAAGTGTTACAACCAGCACCATGGTCATCGCGAGGATGTTGAATATATCGAACAGTTTATCGCCCCGAGTAGCATTGAATGCTTTGTTCGCCATAATGTCGTCCCCTCCCTACATGATGCTTTCTTTTGTGAATTTTTTGAACAAGCCGTTCGCAGTAAACAAGAGGATGATACTGACAACGGAGTTGAATATACCTATGGCTGTACCATATGAGAATCGTCCCATATTCAAACCATAATTGA belongs to Paenibacillus sp. FSL H8-0079 and includes:
- a CDS encoding ABC transporter substrate-binding protein, with amino-acid sequence MKGKTPKTFAMLLLASALAITAGCSGSGGGTTASEKPVDSGDTTTPVTFTFFGADASPSWNNMKDAVGQEITKQTGVTIEAEYDVNNGGDQKIPLMAASGDYPDIIFPKGNLSKLVDAGAMLDLTDLIEEHAPNLKKIYGEQMNRLKYSLDDQAIYAIPTNMGVDNVAFDAGGGFEIQQRVLKELGYPEVKTLEDYENVLRTYYEKHPTIDGQPTIPLTLNADDWKIMITVTNPAFQATGGPDDGEYYINPETYEAMLHYKRPEEKEYFRWLNKMYNEGLLDKDTFVQKDDQYKSKIASGRVLGLIDQDWNYGEAENALKAAGKDDATYAHFSVSLNKDIVDHTFQPTGFDGYGIGITTSAKDPVRIIKFMDWLASDEGQVLRNWGVEGEHYNVEDGKRIIPDEVQERKTNDNSNFTKETGVGLYNIFSARYGDGVKDATDNFYTTNFPEQIQASYTPAEKETLKAYGITTWKDFYPSEDELKLKDWGAAYNMPVPSDTDYNVTFQKTQDIIRKRIPEAILAKPENFDSVYDSLLAELDKAGAVEMEKQYTVWIKERVALWTGKDVK
- a CDS encoding ABC transporter substrate-binding protein — encoded protein: MASSKMKIALAPVLAMSLLAGCGGGSGGDTSFKDTSAETTPLTFDFFSVDPSPNWNGMKDEIGKVLTEKTGITLNGEFAVSGGQDKISLMAASGDYPDIVSPKGELSKLVDAGAMLDLTDLIDQYAPNLKKLYGNYMDRLKYSNEDQAIYVLPTYYAVDQKYFDAGGGFGIQHRVLKELGYPEVRTLQDYENVLKAYKEKHPTIDGQPTIPLTLDADDWRIMITVTNPAFQATGAPDDGEYYIDPETYEASLHYKRPEEKEYFRWLNHMYNTGLLDQDSFIQKTDQYKSKIASGRVLGVIDQDWGYSDAENALKSAGKTEATYSHFPVTLSEDIKDHSFQDPGFVSGWGVGITTTNPDPVRTIKFFDYLASEEGQVLMNWGIEGKQYEVKDGKRVIPADIQDQKTNNAAVFQKETGIGLYTNMSGHYGDGVKDSTDNYYTTNFPEQIVAAYSDAEKETLKAYGATTWKDLFPSEDEFPIKPWGAAYNLPTPGDSNYNVIFKKTQDIIRKRIPEAILSTPEQFDAIYDGMIAEVNQAGAEDMEKQYTELVQNRVQLWSGEEAK
- a CDS encoding carbohydrate ABC transporter permease; the encoded protein is MANKAFNATRGDKLFDIFNILAMTMVLVVTLYPFLNVLAISLNNSTDTVRGGIYLWPREFTLQNYKTIFQYDGLLQGLQISILRTLVGTVLGLISSSMIAFTLSRPDFGLRKFVSTTLALTMYFSGGLIPVYILMRDLNLIGTFWVYVLPGMISAFNVFIIRSFIDGLPYSLQESAKLDGANDFTIYYRIILPLCKPVLATIALFLAVGQWNAWFDTYLYNGSKAHLTTLQYELMKVLQSTQQGSGAGRNANDMAQQMTQISPESIKMAITIVVTVPILIVYPFLQKYFVGGMTLGAVKG